Proteins encoded together in one Actinomycetes bacterium window:
- a CDS encoding NUDIX domain-containing protein has translation MSEPPPDEDLGAADIQAAGTVLWRPAAAGVDPPPVEIALVHRVRRDDWGLPKGKLAPGETWAAGAVRETLEETGHRVHLGPPLPTQAYPVEGRAKTVRYWSARSLGGHEPMDDGEIDRVAWVAPVEARSRLSYPHDADVVDAFVEIATALPPEDDASPIRDVDVLVVLRHARAVKRAAWHHRDERRPLDDRGHQEAVALVPWLDAYGPSWVISSDSVRCLDTVRPYAAAHGLDIEEDQLFSEEGFARRPRRAVSRLDQVLRTGGRTVLCTHRPVLPSLLRRAVGRRETQAALPLPPGGAIVVHHVAGTVVSVERHGPEDLGPD, from the coding sequence GTGAGCGAGCCCCCTCCCGACGAGGACCTCGGTGCTGCGGACATCCAGGCGGCGGGGACGGTCCTGTGGCGGCCGGCGGCGGCGGGGGTCGACCCACCGCCGGTTGAGATCGCGCTGGTTCATCGCGTCCGCCGCGACGACTGGGGTCTGCCCAAGGGCAAGCTCGCCCCTGGCGAGACCTGGGCCGCGGGCGCCGTGCGGGAGACGCTGGAGGAGACCGGGCACCGCGTGCACCTGGGACCCCCGCTGCCCACTCAGGCCTACCCGGTCGAGGGACGCGCCAAGACCGTCCGCTACTGGTCGGCACGCAGCCTCGGTGGGCACGAGCCCATGGACGACGGCGAGATCGACCGGGTGGCCTGGGTGGCGCCGGTCGAGGCCCGGAGCAGGCTGAGCTACCCGCACGACGCCGACGTGGTCGACGCCTTCGTCGAGATCGCCACGGCCCTCCCGCCGGAGGACGACGCATCGCCGATCCGCGACGTCGACGTCCTCGTCGTCCTGCGTCACGCCCGCGCCGTCAAGCGAGCGGCGTGGCACCACCGCGACGAGAGGCGGCCCCTCGACGACCGCGGCCACCAGGAGGCGGTCGCCCTTGTCCCCTGGCTGGACGCGTACGGCCCCTCGTGGGTCATCTCCTCGGACAGCGTGCGCTGCCTCGACACGGTCCGTCCGTACGCCGCCGCGCACGGGCTCGACATCGAGGAGGACCAGCTGTTCTCCGAGGAGGGCTTCGCGCGGCGGCCACGGCGTGCGGTGTCCCGGCTCGACCAGGTGCTGCGGACCGGCGGACGTACCGTGCTCTGCACGCACCGGCCGGTGCTTCCCAGCCTGCTGCGGCGTGCGGTCGGCCGGCGCGAGACTCAGGCGGCGCTCCCGCTGCCCCCCGGTGGCGCCATCGTCGTCCACCACGTGGCCGGCACGGTCGTGTCCGTGGAGCGGCACGGGCCGGAGGACCTCGGTCCCGACTGA
- the pstS gene encoding phosphate ABC transporter substrate-binding protein PstS — MTFKRTTSLAAVALASVLALAACGSNSNGGSSSGSSAGASGATCAKGTLNASGSTAQANAMSQWIKDYQTQCSGATINYNPVGSGQGITDFTNGQTSFAGSDSPLNPAKGEVDAANKRCTNNSAVDLPMVPGPIAVVYNLSGVTSLTMNPSVLSQIFSGKITKWNDPAIAAINSGVSLPNATIVTVHRSDSSGTTDNFTKYLTAAGGSDWTYNHDKVWAAPGGQGAKGSDGVSAVVKSTPNTIAYVEQSFATLNNLSIAKIDNGAGAVELTPEAVSKAVAAATVVGTGDDLSLSLDYATKTPGAYPIVLVTYEITCLQGLSSDQAALVKGFLTYTSSDAGQGKLTALGYAPLPPEIQAKVQAAVAKIS; from the coding sequence GTGACGTTCAAGCGGACCACCAGTCTGGCCGCCGTGGCACTGGCCAGCGTGCTCGCGCTGGCGGCTTGCGGCAGCAACTCCAACGGAGGCTCCTCCTCCGGCAGCAGCGCCGGCGCATCCGGTGCGACGTGCGCCAAGGGCACGCTCAACGCCTCGGGTTCCACGGCCCAGGCCAACGCCATGTCCCAGTGGATCAAGGACTACCAGACGCAGTGCTCGGGCGCGACCATCAACTACAACCCGGTCGGCTCCGGCCAGGGCATCACCGACTTCACCAACGGCCAGACCTCCTTCGCCGGCTCGGACTCACCGCTCAACCCGGCCAAGGGCGAGGTCGACGCGGCCAACAAGCGCTGCACGAACAACAGCGCGGTCGACCTGCCGATGGTCCCGGGACCGATCGCCGTGGTCTACAACCTCTCGGGCGTCACGAGTCTGACCATGAACCCGTCCGTGCTGTCCCAGATCTTCAGCGGCAAGATCACCAAGTGGAACGACCCGGCGATCGCCGCCATCAACAGCGGGGTGAGCCTGCCGAACGCCACCATCGTCACGGTGCACCGGTCGGACTCCTCGGGCACGACCGACAACTTCACCAAGTACCTGACCGCCGCCGGCGGCAGTGACTGGACCTACAACCACGACAAGGTCTGGGCGGCGCCGGGCGGCCAGGGAGCCAAGGGCTCCGACGGGGTCTCGGCCGTCGTGAAGTCCACGCCGAACACCATCGCCTATGTCGAGCAGAGCTTCGCGACCCTCAACAACCTGTCGATCGCCAAGATCGACAACGGGGCCGGCGCGGTCGAGCTCACCCCGGAGGCGGTGTCCAAGGCGGTCGCGGCCGCGACGGTCGTGGGCACCGGCGACGACCTGTCGCTGTCCCTGGACTACGCGACCAAGACGCCGGGTGCCTACCCGATCGTCCTGGTGACCTACGAGATCACCTGCCTCCAGGGCCTCTCGTCGGACCAGGCCGCGCTGGTCAAGGGCTTCCTGACCTACACCTCGAGCGACGCCGGCCAGGGCAAGCTCACCGCCTTGGGCTACGCGCCGCTGCCCCCCGAGATCCAGGCCAAGGTCCAGGCCGCGGTCGCGAAGATCTCCTGA
- the pstC gene encoding phosphate ABC transporter permease subunit PstC: MSNPDGVEELLSGAVFGGAPIEPSPEPLGGKSRRLGDRIFSGMSAAASVFLLLIIVGIAVFLFSRTVPAIQADTANFWTTKVWFPDSTPPVFGIAALAWGTLLSSVLALAIALPVSVGIALFIAHYAPRQMAATLGYVVDLLAAVPSVIYGLWGLTFLVPHMLGLSQWLSTYLSWIPLFAVPGGSTFRQTMFNVGVVLAVMIIPIISAVSREVFLQVPRDHLEAALALGATRWETMRMAVLPFGRSGVVSASMLGLGRALGETVAVALVLSTNYEISIHILQPGGNTFAANIALQYGFAQKLGVDALIASGMVLFVITLLVNMAARWIISRRREFSGAN, encoded by the coding sequence ATGAGCAACCCCGACGGCGTCGAGGAGCTGCTGTCGGGCGCCGTCTTCGGCGGCGCCCCGATCGAGCCCAGCCCCGAGCCGCTCGGCGGCAAGAGCCGTCGGCTCGGCGACCGGATCTTCTCGGGGATGTCCGCCGCCGCGAGCGTCTTCCTGCTCCTCATCATCGTGGGGATCGCGGTCTTCCTGTTCTCCCGAACGGTGCCCGCGATCCAGGCCGACACGGCCAACTTCTGGACCACCAAGGTCTGGTTCCCTGACTCCACCCCGCCGGTCTTCGGGATCGCGGCACTCGCGTGGGGGACCTTGCTCTCCAGCGTGCTGGCCCTCGCGATCGCCCTTCCGGTGTCGGTGGGCATCGCGCTGTTCATCGCGCACTACGCCCCACGCCAGATGGCCGCCACGCTCGGCTACGTGGTCGACCTGCTTGCGGCCGTGCCGAGCGTCATCTACGGCCTGTGGGGTCTGACGTTCCTGGTCCCACACATGTTGGGCCTGAGCCAGTGGCTGTCCACGTACCTGTCCTGGATCCCGCTCTTCGCGGTCCCCGGGGGATCGACCTTCCGCCAGACGATGTTCAACGTCGGGGTGGTGCTCGCAGTGATGATCATCCCGATCATCTCGGCGGTGAGCCGCGAGGTGTTCCTCCAGGTGCCCCGCGACCACCTGGAGGCGGCATTGGCCCTCGGGGCGACGCGGTGGGAGACCATGCGGATGGCCGTGCTCCCCTTCGGCCGGTCCGGCGTGGTCAGCGCCTCGATGCTCGGTCTCGGACGCGCTCTGGGCGAGACCGTCGCCGTCGCCCTGGTGCTCTCGACCAACTACGAGATCTCGATCCACATCCTGCAGCCGGGCGGGAACACCTTCGCCGCGAACATCGCCCTGCAGTACGGGTTCGCACAGAAGCTCGGTGTGGACGCCCTGATCGCCTCCGGGATGGTGCTCTTCGTCATCACCCTTCTCGTCAACATGGCCGCGCGCTGGATCATCTCCCGGCGCCGTGAGTTCTCGGGGGCGAACTGA
- the pstA gene encoding phosphate ABC transporter permease PstA yields MATDTQSPTGHPDSDLRLSGQRLPRWAVPATAAGSVVLTLAVFALTPLQGRADFLVAVGIVFLLGQTAASFLVEGRRHAVDRLATNVVYTCFVLAIIPLVAVIVTVLVHGLKVVNLTFLTHSQRNIGPTDTGGGVYHAIIGTLEIAFVTSLISIPIAVLVAVYLVEYGGRGLLARLVTFFVDVMTGIPSIVAGLFIYVVWILTLGFQRSGFPACLALAILMIPVVVRSTEEMLKLVPNELRESSLALGVPKWRTILRVVIPTALPGIITGIMLGVARVAGETAPLLLLTGYTQSINFNLFSGPMAALPTLIFDQAGRPSQSAVDRAWGAALVLIVIVMLLNLVARVIARLTRVR; encoded by the coding sequence ATGGCCACCGACACGCAGAGCCCCACCGGGCACCCCGACTCCGACCTGCGCCTGTCCGGCCAGAGACTGCCGCGCTGGGCCGTGCCCGCGACCGCCGCCGGCTCGGTCGTCCTCACCCTCGCGGTGTTCGCGCTCACCCCCCTGCAGGGCCGCGCCGACTTCCTGGTCGCTGTCGGGATCGTGTTCCTTCTCGGGCAGACGGCCGCCAGCTTCCTCGTCGAGGGACGGCGCCACGCCGTCGACCGCCTGGCGACCAACGTCGTCTACACCTGCTTCGTCCTCGCGATCATCCCGCTGGTCGCGGTCATCGTGACCGTCCTCGTGCACGGCCTCAAGGTCGTCAACCTGACCTTCCTCACGCACTCCCAGCGCAACATCGGGCCCACCGATACCGGTGGCGGGGTCTACCACGCGATCATCGGCACGCTGGAAATCGCGTTCGTCACCAGCCTGATCTCCATCCCGATCGCGGTCCTCGTCGCGGTCTACCTGGTCGAGTACGGCGGGCGGGGGCTGCTCGCCAGGCTCGTCACCTTCTTCGTCGACGTCATGACCGGCATCCCCTCGATCGTGGCCGGCCTGTTCATCTACGTGGTCTGGATCCTGACCCTGGGCTTCCAGCGCTCGGGGTTCCCGGCCTGCCTGGCACTGGCGATCCTCATGATCCCGGTGGTGGTCCGCAGCACCGAGGAGATGCTGAAGCTCGTCCCCAACGAGCTGCGCGAGTCCAGCCTCGCGCTCGGGGTGCCCAAGTGGCGGACGATCCTGCGAGTCGTCATACCGACCGCCCTGCCGGGCATCATCACGGGCATCATGTTGGGTGTGGCCCGCGTGGCAGGTGAGACGGCACCACTCCTGCTGCTCACGGGCTACACCCAGTCGATCAACTTCAACCTGTTCTCGGGACCGATGGCAGCGCTTCCGACACTCATCTTCGACCAGGCGGGACGGCCCAGCCAGTCCGCCGTCGACCGCGCCTGGGGCGCGGCACTGGTGCTGATCGTCATCGTCATGCTCCTCAACCTCGTCGCCCGCGTCATCGCGCGGCTGACCAGAGTCCGCTGA
- the pstB gene encoding phosphate ABC transporter ATP-binding protein PstB, producing MAKRIDVADLNVYYGKFRAVEGVTFSVEPRTITAFIGPSGCGKSTVLRSLNRMHEVLPGARTEGKVAIDGEDIYGPGVDPVNVRRTIGMVFQKPNPFPTMSIYDNVVAGLKLRGRMKRSGLDEVVEKSLRGANLWEEVKDRLDRPGSGLSGGQQQRLCIARAIAVEPQVLLMDEPCSALDPISTLAIEDLMQELKERYTIVIVTHNMQQAARVSDRTGFFNIAGTGQPGKLIEMDDTTKMFSTPTEKATEDYITGRFG from the coding sequence ATGGCCAAGCGCATCGACGTCGCCGACCTCAACGTCTACTACGGCAAGTTCCGCGCCGTGGAGGGCGTGACGTTCTCGGTCGAGCCGCGGACGATCACCGCCTTCATCGGGCCGTCCGGCTGCGGCAAGTCCACCGTGCTGCGCTCGCTCAACCGGATGCACGAGGTGCTTCCCGGAGCACGCACCGAGGGCAAGGTCGCCATCGACGGCGAGGACATCTACGGCCCGGGCGTGGACCCGGTCAACGTCCGCCGCACGATCGGGATGGTCTTCCAGAAGCCCAACCCCTTCCCGACCATGTCCATCTACGACAACGTCGTCGCCGGGCTCAAGCTGCGCGGGCGGATGAAGAGGTCCGGACTCGACGAGGTGGTCGAGAAGAGCCTGCGTGGCGCGAACCTCTGGGAGGAGGTCAAGGACCGGTTGGACCGGCCGGGCAGCGGCCTGTCCGGCGGTCAGCAGCAGCGGCTGTGCATCGCGAGGGCGATCGCGGTCGAGCCGCAGGTCCTGCTCATGGACGAGCCCTGCTCAGCTCTCGACCCGATCTCCACGCTGGCGATCGAGGACCTGATGCAGGAGCTCAAGGAGCGCTACACGATCGTCATCGTCACGCACAACATGCAGCAGGCAGCCCGCGTCTCCGACCGCACGGGCTTCTTCAACATCGCGGGCACCGGTCAGCCGGGCAAGCTGATCGAGATGGACGACACCACGAAGATGTTCAGCACACCGACCGAGAAGGCCACCGAGGACTACATCACGGGCCGCTTCGGCTGA
- a CDS encoding hydroxymethylglutaryl-CoA lyase — translation MTHAVLVEVSPRDGLQNEAVELSTADKVELVRRCAVAGLTRIEVASFVNPQRVPQMADAERVVEGVDALERRAAISAIGLVLNERGFRRAAATSVDEVNLVVAATDTFSRRNQGMSTEDAIRTVEVVAPLAAGAGLAASATLSTSFGCPFEGEVPVGRVVELAGRLAATGVVELALADTIGVGVPADVVERVGAVRAAVGDVRLRAHFHNTRNTGYANALAAFEAGIHVLDASLGGIGGCPFAPRATGNIATEDLVYALERSGVDTGCDLDALIEASEWLGSRLGRPTPSLVAKAGGFPGSTRAG, via the coding sequence GTGACCCACGCCGTGCTCGTCGAGGTGTCGCCTCGCGACGGGCTGCAGAACGAGGCCGTCGAGCTCTCGACGGCCGACAAGGTCGAGCTGGTCCGGCGCTGCGCCGTGGCCGGCCTGACCCGCATCGAGGTCGCCAGCTTCGTGAACCCGCAACGCGTCCCCCAGATGGCCGACGCCGAGCGGGTCGTCGAGGGCGTGGACGCCCTCGAGCGTCGCGCGGCGATCTCGGCGATCGGGCTGGTGCTCAACGAGCGCGGGTTCCGCCGGGCGGCCGCGACGTCGGTGGACGAGGTGAACCTGGTGGTGGCGGCCACCGACACGTTCAGCCGTCGCAACCAGGGGATGAGCACCGAGGACGCGATCCGGACGGTCGAGGTGGTGGCGCCCCTGGCAGCCGGGGCCGGCCTGGCCGCCTCGGCCACGCTGTCGACCAGCTTCGGCTGCCCCTTCGAGGGCGAGGTCCCCGTCGGGCGGGTCGTCGAACTCGCCGGGCGTCTCGCCGCCACGGGCGTCGTCGAGCTCGCCCTGGCGGACACCATCGGCGTCGGCGTACCGGCGGACGTGGTCGAGCGGGTCGGGGCGGTCCGCGCCGCCGTCGGCGACGTACGGTTGCGAGCCCACTTCCACAACACGCGAAACACCGGGTACGCCAACGCGCTGGCCGCCTTCGAGGCCGGGATCCACGTCCTGGACGCCAGTCTCGGCGGGATCGGCGGATGCCCGTTCGCGCCACGGGCGACCGGGAACATCGCCACCGAGGACCTCGTCTATGCCCTCGAGCGGTCCGGGGTCGACACGGGGTGCGATCTGGACGCGCTCATCGAGGCGAGCGAGTGGCTCGGGTCCCGCCTCGGTCGGCCGACCCCGAGCCTGGTCGCCAAGGCGGGGGGATTCCCGGGTTCGACGCGCGCCGGTTGA
- a CDS encoding TraR/DksA C4-type zinc finger protein — MDPDSARAALDAKAGDLLGELEALSRPEDSAGGISFGKRVGDGTSIAVERLAQVAAYERLEAMLREVRRAQAKLDQGTYGRCDVCGETIPEGRLEARPWATTCLRHS, encoded by the coding sequence GTGGACCCCGACAGCGCGCGCGCAGCGCTGGACGCGAAGGCGGGCGACCTGCTCGGCGAGCTCGAGGCGCTGAGCCGCCCCGAGGACTCCGCTGGCGGCATCTCCTTCGGCAAGCGGGTCGGGGACGGGACGTCGATCGCGGTGGAGCGGCTGGCCCAGGTCGCCGCGTACGAACGGCTCGAGGCGATGCTCCGGGAGGTGCGGCGGGCTCAGGCGAAGCTCGACCAGGGCACGTACGGGCGCTGCGACGTCTGCGGCGAGACGATCCCCGAGGGCCGTCTCGAGGCGCGGCCGTGGGCGACGACCTGCCTTCGGCACAGCTGA
- a CDS encoding TetR/AcrR family transcriptional regulator yields MTTRTYHHGQLRESLIDAGVELARAGGPEAVQLRAVSRAAGVSHNAAYRHFTDLDDLLAAVCTRAMRELALLMEDRMARVTTRVRVRRAWDRLDAIGTAYVEFARREPGWFRTAFSVGADPEAVGEEGVGRSGLSPYGLLGACLDDLVAVGALDADRRDGAEYAAWSMVHGLSALLVEGPLRILPDEEVARALRVSLGVVRRGL; encoded by the coding sequence ATGACGACGCGCACGTATCACCACGGTCAGCTGCGCGAGAGTCTCATCGACGCCGGAGTCGAGCTCGCCCGGGCGGGCGGCCCCGAGGCGGTCCAGCTCCGGGCGGTCAGCCGGGCGGCGGGCGTGTCGCACAACGCGGCCTACCGTCACTTCACCGACCTCGACGACCTCCTCGCCGCCGTGTGCACGCGCGCCATGCGTGAGCTCGCCCTGCTCATGGAGGACCGGATGGCCAGGGTCACCACCAGGGTTCGGGTCCGGCGAGCGTGGGATCGTCTGGACGCGATCGGCACGGCGTACGTCGAGTTCGCGCGTCGCGAGCCCGGCTGGTTCCGGACCGCCTTCTCGGTCGGAGCCGACCCCGAGGCGGTGGGCGAGGAGGGGGTCGGCCGCAGCGGGCTCTCGCCGTACGGCCTGCTGGGAGCCTGTCTCGACGACCTGGTCGCCGTCGGTGCTCTCGATGCCGATCGGCGCGACGGGGCGGAGTACGCCGCCTGGTCGATGGTGCACGGACTCTCCGCGCTGCTCGTGGAGGGTCCGTTGCGGATCCTCCCGGACGAGGAGGTCGCCCGAGCGCTGCGCGTCTCGCTGGGTGTCGTCCGCCGCGGCTTGTAG
- a CDS encoding MFS transporter — MTTMTTARRYAVLATVCLAVFAINLDTTIVNVALPDLARELGATTRQLQWIVDGYNLAFAALVLTAGALGDRFGRRPALLLGLAGFALCSGVGAAVTSPEALVLARFAMGACAALIFPTTLSILTNTFPERSERAKAIGVWGAVTGLGVAVGPVAGGLLLSNFGWPSVFVALIPVALVAFVATYLLVPESSDPAQARIDLPGLLLSSAAIGLLVYTIIEAPGRGWGSLASVLGYVGTAAFVAAFVAVERRRAHPMIDLSLFRTPAFSAASGAVTVAFFALFGFIFLITQYMQFIRGWGALSTGVRILPVAVTIAVGSTVGVALAQRVGTRAVVVSGLLTFGTAFAWIGVSPAFMSYDRIVGQMVLMGLGLGLTTAPATESILSVLPPAKAGVGSAVNDATREAGGTLGVAVIGSVFTSLYASRLGSTAFAQLSEPLARASRESVAVALRTVSQADAGVRVALLDGVREAFMTGLHVACFVAAGVCLLGALGALLLPGRDAARALATARVEPSLGLTPALDPA, encoded by the coding sequence ATGACGACGATGACCACCGCTCGGCGCTACGCGGTCCTGGCGACCGTCTGCCTCGCCGTCTTCGCGATCAACCTCGACACGACGATCGTCAACGTCGCGCTGCCCGATCTCGCCCGCGAGCTCGGCGCCACCACGCGGCAGCTGCAGTGGATCGTGGACGGCTACAACCTCGCCTTCGCCGCCCTCGTGCTGACCGCCGGCGCGCTCGGTGATCGGTTCGGCCGCCGGCCCGCGCTGCTGCTCGGCCTGGCCGGGTTCGCGCTGTGCAGCGGGGTCGGAGCGGCCGTCACCTCGCCGGAGGCACTCGTGCTGGCGCGGTTCGCGATGGGCGCCTGCGCGGCGCTGATCTTCCCGACCACGCTGTCGATCCTCACCAACACCTTTCCCGAACGTTCCGAGCGGGCGAAGGCGATCGGGGTCTGGGGCGCGGTGACCGGTCTCGGCGTGGCGGTGGGCCCGGTGGCCGGGGGGCTACTGCTCTCGAACTTCGGCTGGCCCTCGGTGTTCGTCGCGCTCATCCCGGTGGCGCTCGTGGCCTTCGTGGCGACATACCTGCTGGTCCCGGAGTCGAGTGACCCGGCGCAGGCGCGCATCGACTTGCCCGGCCTGCTCCTGTCCTCCGCGGCGATCGGCCTGCTCGTCTACACGATCATCGAGGCGCCCGGTCGTGGCTGGGGCAGTCTCGCGTCGGTCCTGGGCTACGTCGGGACCGCGGCATTCGTCGCGGCGTTCGTGGCCGTCGAGCGCCGTCGAGCGCACCCGATGATCGACCTCAGCCTCTTCCGTACCCCCGCGTTCTCGGCCGCGAGCGGCGCCGTGACCGTGGCGTTCTTCGCCCTGTTCGGGTTCATCTTCCTGATCACGCAATACATGCAGTTCATCCGCGGCTGGGGCGCCCTGTCCACCGGCGTGCGCATCCTCCCGGTGGCCGTGACGATCGCGGTCGGCTCCACCGTCGGCGTCGCCCTGGCCCAGCGGGTCGGGACGCGGGCGGTCGTCGTGAGCGGGCTGCTGACCTTCGGGACGGCGTTCGCGTGGATCGGCGTCTCGCCGGCCTTCATGTCCTACGACCGGATCGTGGGCCAGATGGTCCTCATGGGGCTGGGCCTCGGGCTGACCACCGCGCCGGCCACGGAGTCGATCCTTTCCGTGCTGCCGCCGGCGAAGGCCGGCGTCGGGTCGGCGGTCAACGACGCCACCCGTGAGGCCGGCGGGACGCTCGGGGTCGCGGTCATCGGCAGCGTGTTCACCTCGCTGTACGCCTCCCGCCTGGGGTCGACCGCGTTCGCCCAGCTCTCCGAACCGCTCGCCCGCGCCTCCCGCGAGTCCGTCGCCGTCGCGCTGCGGACGGTGTCGCAGGCTGACGCCGGGGTGCGGGTGGCCCTGCTCGACGGGGTGCGCGAGGCGTTCATGACCGGCCTGCACGTCGCCTGCTTCGTGGCCGCCGGCGTCTGCCTGCTCGGCGCCCTCGGCGCCCTCCTCCTGCCCGGCCGCGACGCCGCCCGGGCGCTCGCCACCGCCCGTGTCGAGCCGTCGCTCGGGCTGACCCCGGCCCTCGACCCCGCCTGA
- a CDS encoding thiamine pyrophosphate-binding protein — translation MSGSGSAGGSTTAGRVLDVLAGAGVRTVYGLPGVHNLAFWDALGEHRPRILGVRHEQTTVYAADGAARATGGLGVALTTTGPGAANTLAAFGEAAASRSAVVLVASDVPASLRRPGRPRGLLHESPDQGAFFAPLAKAVLQPWTPEQAVAAAADAVTAALSAPRGPVYLGIPADVAWAEAPAAKLRRMPQPRPPDLTAVEMAVALLRRTDRVLIWAGGGAVAADAGEAVTDLAWRLGAPVVTTYAARGLLGVGHPLLIDAPPHEPEVEALIGAADLLLVVGSALDAMTTRNQTMPRPPLLVRVDADERTAREGWPADVVVVGDAALTCAALALRIPERAPWADEVYRVRDAVRRGVAADPRTAEAAAFLEALEAAWPAAGDVVCDMAVAGYWTGGYAAMSRPRRLQYPIGWGTLGYALPAALGAASATARPVLAVSGDGGATYALPELATLVQERLPVCLLVVDDAGYGMLRFDQDAGGHPRRGVDLLGPDWVALAQAYGVAGREVTPVADDGGADLRAALAWAAGLRAPSLLHLPGAYLPPRTTSPRWSELTPGST, via the coding sequence ATGAGCGGCAGCGGTTCCGCCGGTGGGTCCACCACGGCCGGCCGGGTCCTGGACGTCCTCGCCGGGGCGGGCGTACGGACGGTGTACGGGCTGCCGGGGGTGCACAACCTGGCGTTCTGGGACGCTCTCGGTGAGCACCGTCCGCGGATCCTCGGCGTCCGCCACGAGCAGACGACGGTGTACGCCGCCGACGGCGCGGCGCGCGCCACGGGAGGCCTCGGCGTCGCCCTCACCACGACCGGACCTGGGGCAGCCAACACGCTCGCGGCGTTCGGCGAGGCGGCGGCGTCCCGCTCAGCCGTCGTCCTCGTCGCGAGCGACGTACCGGCCTCGCTTCGCCGTCCCGGCCGGCCACGAGGGTTGCTCCACGAGAGCCCCGACCAGGGGGCGTTCTTCGCCCCACTGGCCAAGGCCGTGCTGCAGCCGTGGACGCCGGAGCAGGCCGTCGCCGCGGCGGCGGACGCCGTGACGGCGGCCCTGAGCGCCCCACGCGGACCGGTGTACCTCGGGATCCCGGCTGACGTCGCCTGGGCGGAGGCGCCCGCGGCCAAGCTGCGCCGGATGCCGCAGCCGAGACCACCGGACCTGACGGCCGTGGAGATGGCGGTCGCGCTGCTGCGCCGCACCGACCGGGTGCTGATCTGGGCGGGCGGGGGCGCCGTCGCGGCCGACGCCGGGGAAGCCGTCACCGACCTCGCCTGGCGGCTGGGCGCCCCGGTCGTGACGACGTACGCCGCCCGGGGGCTGCTCGGCGTGGGACACCCGCTGCTCATCGACGCCCCACCCCACGAGCCCGAGGTCGAGGCGCTCATCGGCGCGGCGGACCTGCTGCTCGTGGTGGGCAGCGCCCTCGACGCGATGACCACGCGGAACCAGACGATGCCGCGGCCGCCGCTCCTGGTCCGCGTCGACGCCGACGAGCGGACCGCACGCGAGGGGTGGCCCGCGGACGTGGTCGTCGTCGGTGACGCCGCGCTGACGTGCGCCGCGCTGGCGCTTCGGATCCCCGAGCGGGCGCCGTGGGCAGACGAGGTGTATCGGGTCCGCGACGCCGTACGCCGAGGTGTCGCCGCGGACCCGCGCACCGCGGAGGCGGCGGCGTTCCTCGAGGCGCTCGAGGCCGCCTGGCCGGCGGCGGGGGACGTGGTGTGCGACATGGCCGTCGCCGGCTACTGGACCGGCGGCTACGCGGCGATGTCCCGCCCGCGGCGGCTGCAGTATCCGATCGGCTGGGGCACGCTCGGGTACGCCCTGCCGGCGGCGCTCGGCGCCGCCTCGGCGACCGCGCGCCCGGTGCTCGCGGTCAGCGGCGACGGCGGGGCGACGTACGCCCTCCCGGAGCTCGCCACGCTGGTCCAGGAACGGCTGCCGGTCTGCCTGCTGGTGGTCGACGACGCCGGCTACGGCATGCTGCGCTTCGACCAGGACGCCGGCGGGCACCCCCGCCGCGGGGTCGACCTGCTCGGCCCGGACTGGGTCGCGCTGGCGCAGGCGTACGGCGTCGCCGGTCGCGAGGTGACGCCGGTGGCCGACGACGGCGGGGCGGACCTGCGCGCGGCCCTGGCGTGGGCGGCCGGTCTGCGGGCGCCGAGCCTGCTGCACCTGCCCGGGGCGTACCTGCCACCGCGGACCACCTCGCCGCGCTGGTCCGAGCTCACCCCCGGGTCGACCTGA